The Halichondria panicea chromosome 8, odHalPani1.1, whole genome shotgun sequence DNA segment TACTGAATTGCTTTAATGCAGGGAGACTGTGAGATACAGCTGGACGATGACCTAAAGCAGCTCAACTTCTTCTCAATAGAGAGCGGGGACACTATACTATTGAGGTGGTGACTGACATCACAACATTATATTGCAATTAatgccaataataattatcgtaatTACCATTTTGTGCCACATCCACTGCTTATTTAGAAATAATgcccaataattatgatctcaTTGTGTACAACTGCTTTTTATTTTGAatctgaaaaattaatagccaTTTATGGCCATTTATGAATCGTATATAAATTAAATGCCAACTTGAATAAAAAATGAAATAACAACGTTTTACGATTATTGTCTAAAAAAGTATATTCAAGTTCGAAACATTTCCTTGATTGAAGACAGGAACTCCTGTAGCGGGAATGATCACATcaattatacacgtatatagccataattatcaGCCATAATTATCAGCCATAATTATCAGCCATAATTATCAGCCAGGGTGTGGGACATAATTCACACTTCGtatattgtaattattatatgcaacaAATGTATAATGAAATCAACTAAGTGGATGGATCTGGGGGTGGCTATGACCATGGCCTCCTGCTATGACTTACACAACCAACGCAGTGAAACCCGACAAGGGCTCTAATTAAATCAAAGATAGGGGTGGATCGACAAATCACAGAGCTTGTATCTTCTATAAACACGCCATTAGAAAGGTatttctgagagctattgtaATTAGTTTAAGAATTGAAATAGGACagtctgaacacaaattacggaATCTAATACCTCAACGGCTGAATTCTAGCTACATGCAATGAACACATCATATTAAgctcacatgtacagtaggctCAATAACGACATTGTCCATTCGTGGCTTCTTCACGGGAGGTTCTGAAGAATCCTCGACCACCGTCTCCTCCACAAACTGCCCATCATCCGACACCAACTTCAGTCCTGCTTTAGGCTGCACTTTGAAGCTAACTGCTCCACAAGAGTTCAATTTCTGTACACTTGGTTTTTCAGCAGGCACGACGTTATGCAGCACACCGTAGCCCTGCTCCAGATGATCCGGGACTTGATAATACGAATAATTCAATCTTTGTTGCCGATAGTAAGTGTAGTGTTCGCCCCAGGGGTTCAGAAAACCAAATCGAGGATCGTCAATATGTCTCTTGATAAGAGTGGCTTCGAAACTGTCGCCATTCTTTGCCACATAAGCGGCAGTTTTGTCGATTATGGACTGCAAATCAGGCGGGGGAAGGGGAGTGGCACTAGGAGGGGGTGGTTGGTAGCTGCCCGTGTAGTAGGCGTCGTAAGGATAGCCATATCCGTCCgcggtgtgtggagggggaggtggGTAGTGTGCCtcgtgtggagggggaggagggtagTGTGCCTCgtgtggaggaggtggtgGGTAGTGTGCCtcgtgtggagggggcggaggGTAGTGTGCCTCTtgtggagggggcggaggGTAGCCACCAACTGTAAAGGAAAAAATACAAGCAATTATTTTTAGAAGATTAACACACAATCTACGTGGACTATATTATACGGGCAATAATAAATAAAGTTAGTGTACTACACATCAACAGGTCCTGGATCCTTCCTCTTGTTTTTGCTGCTTCCACTCGGCCATCTTTACTGATGCATAGATAACAACGTTGTCTACCCACCCATTATTATGTACAGCTGAAATATGACAACTCCTTGAGCTCCAATTAGTCTGCCAGGGTCAGGTGAACCACATGTGATAGTCAGGTGATCTCTCGATAAATGCTGCTAACAAGAAGGCAAGTACACACACTATTgtgttcacacacacacacacacagagggagagggagagggggtaATAGTCTTGGTGTCCCAGTGACGTAGAGTATACGTACCATCTTGATAGAGTGGGCGTGAGTCAAtgtagtgagtgggtggtccAGTGTACGCATAGCTGTccagggggtggtgtgtgggggggcacGGGTACACGGAGGGGGGtccagagggggggggggtacatggAGGAAGTAGAGGTGAATATCATATTGTGTAAGCTGGTAAAGGCGGTCACactaaaataaaaaaaatagtTGCGGGTCAGACAGTATGAATACTACAGCCATCACAAAGTTGATTCAGTAGTAAAAATAAGTTTTCCATCATTCCCACGCTGTCACTAgcagtacacgtacacacagcacacacaagaCAGTACCTTCCATAACAGCTGCCATTGGTAGTAGCTGGGACACTTGACACAGGAGGTGTTTCAACAGGTACAGTTTTCTCCCTCAGTACTGGTGCAGCATTGACCACCATGGTCTTAGCTCTGAAGGTGACGGCAGACAGGGTGGGTACGTCCTgatggggagggggtgtggcctcCTTGGGGGTGGGGGTAGGGGATTTGGAACGAGACTTCGGGGCTTGCATGAGAAGGGGATGTAAATACCCCCCATCATCATCTGAGTCAGAATCACTATCTTGATCTGATGGACTTTCGCTGATCTTTTCAGAATCAACATTGTCACTCGAATTATTTTCTTTTCCAGCTTCTTTTTCGTCGTTTATTTTCACTTCTTTAGCTTCAGTCTCGAGTGGTTTATCAGTTTCAGCTGTTTCTGAAGAAGGCACATAAGATCCTCTAGCTAGGAGTGTCTTCAAGTGAGTGTAGTAAGGATGAAGGGGGTCTTGCATGTTGAGGAAGGAGAAGAGAGGATTCAATTGTTGCTTGGTTTTGATGATAATCTCCATCTGCATGCCTTGCTGACACACAAACATGGCTGTCTTCTGGACAATGGAGTGGAGCTTCTTGGAAACAGGCTGGAGGAAGTATATAGAGACCAACAATAAAGAGCAGTGGTACATTGACTCTTGTGATGTATAGTCTTCTAAATGTATCCACTAAAAACAATTCAAGGATGATAGCTAATGCTCTAGATGTATCCACTAGGGATGATATCTATTGCTCTCCACAGCTAGAGTACATAATCCCACTTGGAAGCACACATCACATACTAATGATAAAAACACTATGAACAGTATTATACAGCCATACAGCAGACACCATCACTCACCAGGATCATTCCCTCAGGCACGACCAGTCCTGGGGGCAGCACAAACTCGTCCCCTTCTTCCACACTCGGAGGAGGCCATGCCCTCTCCACAGGGGGTGGGCTCTTGGGTCTAGGTGGGGGCTCCTCAGGCTGTTGCTCGCTATAGGAGAAGCCAATGGCACTGTACAAACTGTTCTCAGAGGCACGTCTTTTCTCTTCCTCTGTATAGTGGGAACACATTAGGTCGGTATATTGTAATTATGGAATTATCGGCATGCCCTCAGGAATTTCTCACAAGAGTTCAGGTTATCAGTTTGTTGGTCAGACAGTATGAATACTACACCATCACAAAGGTGCTTCAGTAGTAAAAATAAGTTTTCCATCATTCCAGTGTGATAACCTGATCTCTGTGTAGTGCCACATGTACAAGGTATTGTACCTAATTCTTATAATATGAGTTGACTGTTCTctacactaccgtatagcaggtaattttcgtggggtaaaatattcgttattttcgtgggcaggctgacctccacaaaattttatcgtaggcgtggcttatatctgaacgtaggaatgccgtgcagccacgagactaaacaaaatttttactcacgaaaaccacctttTCTTGAGTtgaacaaattttttaccccacgaaacttacccgctatacggtatatcacaGTAGCAGATTTATGTAATAGCCTTCTTGCGTAGTAAGCATTATTAGTATAAACAGAACTAAACAAATTCCTTGTAAACATGCAACGCTGAGAGTGATGCAGACACCCTCctagtgaccacacccactaaccacacccaccttctTGTTCCTCTACTCTGATGTCATCACACTGCAGGGCCAAGTATCTTTCTCTATCCAACTCCTCTTCTAGCTGTCTCTCCTTGGAGCTCATCTTGTAGGGCAGGTTGGACTTGACACCAAACAGACTCTTGTCCTCCAGCTTATTCCGAGCATCATACCTATAGCAAGATACAGTGCGTGTAACATGTGCTTGTAGTTACAAATGTATTATACGAAACCAAACAAAATCAGACAAAATGACAGTACATTACAGCAACGATGATAATTTGCTACCCATATCGAAGAGTATACCATATTGAAACACTCAGTATCCACACGAAGCGACCCAGCCTGTCTGTACGTTTCTTGAAGATGACGATTCTTTACTGAAACCTTGCTCACATTGTCAGTAATAAAGAGGATTATTGAAAACGCATTGTAATTCGGAGGAGATGTTCCATACATACCTGTCCACCATGAGGGAGTTGTCACCCATCCACGGAATGAGTAGTTGCCCAGAAGACTCCAGTAAAGCCTTGCTCTCATCTCTGAACAATTTACAGGCATAACCAAACACGAGCAGTTGGTCATCTTCTTTAGGCTTTTCAGAAGGCCCAGCATCATCGAACGGCCCCAATAAAATGGACATCTTCTTACAACACCTTTCAGAAGAAACACATGTTTAGTGAAGTATTACGCAAGACCATCACATGATGCTAGAGATCTATCGATAGTTGTCATGGTGTTTGAAGCTTGAAAACAAGATGGCAGATGAAATGGACGTTGCTGTGGATGTTGATACTCTGAAAGATGAAGATACTAAGGTAAGCACACTCCAAAAATTAAATTTTACAActttgcatgtacagtgttgaAAAGTTGTATGACATGTGCAGGATACGGAGACGGGTCCCCCTCTGTCCTCCACTGGGTCTGCTGGAGGCTCTGAGGATGCTACTGGCCATGGGTCAGTGGATGGGCAGGATCAGATTGATGACCTCTCTGATGATGACTTGTCCGACACTGGCTGGGATACTGACTTGGAGATTGAAGCTGGTATTAATTAAAGCATTATTAATGTTATAGCCACATTCTCCGGGCCACACTTGCTATTGCTTATACCTTCGACAAGCATTTTTCTACGAGACAAATTAGCCTACAATGACGCTTGTACCTTCAGCGAGTATTACAAACTCTTGTTCAGTTGCTCTAGTACACACAATCACTTTCAGTGTGTAGTAAAAACTAGAAATAAAGTAGTGTCATGAATATCTGCATTACCTAAATTCAATAGGATCCTGAGCATTTATTTGAACTGTGTCCTACAGATGAGAAGGAGGAGTATGATGTAACTGGTGGTAAGCTGTACCTACACACATGCCAGACACTAGGCATCATCCCAGCCTCTTACGTCCTGCGCACCATTCAGGCCCAGGAGACTCACCTCAATCTCTGTCACCATGGCGTCGGACCCAAGGGAACCAAAGCCATCGCAATCGCACTCACCGTAAGTCAAGTACCACACATAAAGTTCTGTCTATAATTCCAATGTCTGTAAATATATAGTTTGCATAAAGTCCACAATTAATACTTGTACTAGTatatgatgtgtgtgtgtgtgtgtgtggtgatgtACATGACGTGTCCATGTAGTCCAACACCAATGTGACTTACCTGGACCTGAGTGACAATGGACTGGGTACGGAGGGAGCCATTGCCATCGCCACCATGATGAAGGAGAACTGCTACATCACTCAGTTggtgagctgtgtgtgtagacaagAATATTTCCCAACTAGCCACCAATGTGTaatggtgggtggggctgccgCTCTTTGAAATGTTGTATCCATGGAATTCACACAAAATGGTGACCTTTAAAATTACTTGCTATTATTTATACAGTACACTGAGGTTTGTATTCTCTCAGGATCTGTCAGACAACAATATGGGTGCTCCAGCAGCCTACGTTATTGCCCCCCTGGCGAGCATCAACAGCACACTGGTCCATCTCTCTCTTAGGGGGAACAAGTTCGGTGACAAGGCTGTAGAGCCTCTGGCAGAGCTGCTACGAGGCAGCTACCATATCAAGTTCCTGGATCTGAGTCATAATGAGTTTGGAGAAGAGGCTGGAATCATCCTGGGTCCAGCAATAGGTGTGTATGTGCAAACAcgtgtatacattgtacatgtaggtgtccAGTCTCTATATCCCTACATCTATACAGTATCATGTCTGGTATTGGTTTGTATTAAGTTAACGAAACGCTTTCACAGTATTGTGTGTAAATCATCCCTCTACAGCTGACAGTGAGGTGTTGCAGACTCTTGATCTGAGCTGGAACACTATCAGAAGGAAAGGAGCTACTGCAATAGCTGATGGACTTAAGGTGTGCATATGTATGGTTATTCTAGCAGACTACGTACTATTACAACGTTGATTGATGATGTTCTTTTAATTTACTGAGCTTTTAAGGTAGTAATAGTCCGCTCTGTAACTACAGTAtcctctccctccctctctctctctctagagCAACCAATCTCTGGGGGTGGTCAGTCTGGCGTACAATGGGTTTGAGAACCAGGGAGCTGCAGCACTAGCAGACGCCCTCAAGGTCAACTCTACACTGAAAGAGCTGGATATCAGGTTGGCATAtcttgtctgtgtgtgtgtgtgtgtgtgttcagcaATAGTGTTATTCTCATGTAGTAACAATCGGATAGGCACTGACGGAGCTATTGTGTTATCAAGGGTTCTACCAATCAACGACACCTTGAAGGAATTCAAGGTTTATAGTTTTTATACTAATGCTACTACTATATTCAATGCACAGACTATGTTCACGTGGCATGTACACGTGTATATACTGTTCTTTATCTCCTATAGATTGGGCAGAATCCCATAAGAGACCCCGGGATTATAGCTTTCCTAGATGCTGTCAAACTGTGCACTAGTACCACTCTACAAACTTTAAGTTTCGAAGGCCTCACAATCACTCTTGCTATTGAGAAGACACTCCAAGAACTGTCGAAatcacacaaacacttgaCCATCTCTCATGCGGGAACAGGAGGCTACAAGCATCCTAAACCCAAGCAAGAACCAATTGAAAAATTGGACAATTACTGTAAAGAGAACAATGTTGTTTTGATAGACTTATTCAGATCATTCGATAAAGAGCAGAAGAAATTCCTTTCGGAAGAAGCTTTCAGGAATGCTTTAAAGGTAAGTTTGCTATTTGTGTCATactatgtatgtataattatttatgcatTTGTCCACCGGCCCCCTCAATCTAGTAGACGCTTTATTACTATCAGTGTGTGTTAATCTATCTTATGCTTACCTTCGTATATAGCACATCAGTGCTCCATTGATGGAGTTTGAGAGACAGAAGCTGATCAAAGAGTTCACCACCACACCCCCTGACACACCCCCTGCCGAGGGAGAGGAAACAACTGAAGTAAAGAAACCTTCCGCTGATGATGAAGACTCTCCTCCTGTGTTCGTGGATTATAGGTGAGTATTGTCAGTGCCAGTGGTTTTCATTGGTGAAAATATTGGACTTTAATTTTATGCAATAATTTTGTTTGTTTGCTTCTGTAGGTTACTTGTAGAGACTGCAAAAGCACTAAAGACAATGAAAACTAAACAGTCTGAGTAGAGTTCATTAGGTCTGTGTTGCTTGTGAACAACTCTATGTCCGTGCTTGTATAAACGTGTCACCTTGCTTTCATCAATGCTACATATCTCTATTTGCCAGATT contains these protein-coding regions:
- the LOC135339295 gene encoding leucine-rich repeat-containing protein 74B-like, with amino-acid sequence MADEMDVAVDVDTLKDEDTKDTETGPPLSSTGSAGGSEDATGHGSVDGQDQIDDLSDDDLSDTGWDTDLEIEADEKEEYDVTGGKLYLHTCQTLGIIPASYVLRTIQAQETHLNLCHHGVGPKGTKAIAIALTSNTNVTYLDLSDNGLGTEGAIAIATMMKENCYITQLDLSDNNMGAPAAYVIAPLASINSTLVHLSLRGNKFGDKAVEPLAELLRGSYHIKFLDLSHNEFGEEAGIILGPAIADSEVLQTLDLSWNTIRRKGATAIADGLKSNQSLGVVSLAYNGFENQGAAALADALKVNSTLKELDISNNRIGTDGAIVLSRVLPINDTLKEFKIGQNPIRDPGIIAFLDAVKLCTSTTLQTLSFEGLTITLAIEKTLQELSKSHKHLTISHAGTGGYKHPKPKQEPIEKLDNYCKENNVVLIDLFRSFDKEQKKFLSEEAFRNALKHISAPLMEFERQKLIKEFTTTPPDTPPAEGEETTEVKKPSADDEDSPPVFVDYRLLVETAKALKTMKTKQSE
- the LOC135339290 gene encoding splicing factor, suppressor of white-apricot homolog isoform X1, which translates into the protein MSILLGPFDDAGPSEKPKEDDQLLVFGYACKLFRDESKALLESSGQLLIPWMGDNSLMVDRYDARNKLEDKSLFGVKSNLPYKMSSKERQLEEELDRERYLALQCDDIRVEEQEEEEKRRASENSLYSAIGFSYSEQQPEEPPPRPKSPPPVERAWPPPSVEEGDEFVLPPGLVVPEGMILPVSKKLHSIVQKTAMFVCQQGMQMEIIIKTKQQLNPLFSFLNMQDPLHPYYTHLKTLLARGSYVPSSETAETDKPLETEAKEVKINDEKEAGKENNSSDNVDSEKISESPSDQDSDSDSDDDGGYLHPLLMQAPKSRSKSPTPTPKEATPPPHQDVPTLSAVTFRAKTMVVNAAPVLREKTVPVETPPVSSVPATTNGSCYGSYAYTGPPTHYIDSRPLYQDVGGYPPPPPQEAHYPPPPPHEAHYPPPPPHEAHYPPPPPHEAHYPPPPPHTADGYGYPYDAYYTGSYQPPPPSATPLPPPDLQSIIDKTAAYVAKNGDSFEATLIKRHIDDPRFGFLNPWGEHYTYYRQQRLNYSYYQVPDHLEQGYGVLHNVVPAEKPSVQKLNSCGAVSFKVQPKAGLKLVSDDGQFVEETVVEDSSEPPVKKPRMDNVVIEPTVHEFLSSIKEMFRT
- the LOC135339290 gene encoding splicing factor, suppressor of white-apricot homolog isoform X2; this translates as MSSKERQLEEELDRERYLALQCDDIRVEEQEEEEKRRASENSLYSAIGFSYSEQQPEEPPPRPKSPPPVERAWPPPSVEEGDEFVLPPGLVVPEGMILPVSKKLHSIVQKTAMFVCQQGMQMEIIIKTKQQLNPLFSFLNMQDPLHPYYTHLKTLLARGSYVPSSETAETDKPLETEAKEVKINDEKEAGKENNSSDNVDSEKISESPSDQDSDSDSDDDGGYLHPLLMQAPKSRSKSPTPTPKEATPPPHQDVPTLSAVTFRAKTMVVNAAPVLREKTVPVETPPVSSVPATTNGSCYGSYAYTGPPTHYIDSRPLYQDVGGYPPPPPQEAHYPPPPPHEAHYPPPPPHEAHYPPPPPHEAHYPPPPPHTADGYGYPYDAYYTGSYQPPPPSATPLPPPDLQSIIDKTAAYVAKNGDSFEATLIKRHIDDPRFGFLNPWGEHYTYYRQQRLNYSYYQVPDHLEQGYGVLHNVVPAEKPSVQKLNSCGAVSFKVQPKAGLKLVSDDGQFVEETVVEDSSEPPVKKPRMDNVVIEPTVHEFLSSIKEMFRT